Proteins encoded within one genomic window of Anastrepha ludens isolate Willacy chromosome 4, idAnaLude1.1, whole genome shotgun sequence:
- the LOC128860743 gene encoding uncharacterized protein LOC128860743, translating into MSTLPFLLSVADELDNINSQSYMDDFGLGFHPHRQYYRTPTIQLSLPASTDWMEHERSQRCRSHKFVFETQNNLTATAEGDEADDTDEAGNGGRGGVLDGGADNTFTDRYGSGASTSAASRQKYTSLLNSNNDGIADKGVVSSSGKSGKGGDDDTIDNTVQMCNLSKKCCKNYYRRGDEPTSAALAAKGKSAEGGYRLHAKCMEGANSSSDESLQKPTSSIEFLTCFLVKKSRAPKGAGISGSSKKSS; encoded by the coding sequence ATGTCAACACTTCCGTTTTTGTTGAGCGTCGCCGATGAGCTCGATAACATCAACTCGCAGTCATATATGGACGACTTCGGGTTGGGCTTCCATCCGCACCGTCAATATTATCGTACACCCACAATCCAATTGTCCTTGCCCGCCAGTACCGACTGGATGGAACATGAGCGCTCCCAGCGCTGCCGTTCGCATAAATTCGTCTTCGAAACACAAAACAATCTAACGGCCACGGCGGAGGGCGATGAGGCGGACGACACCGATGAGGCTGGCAATGGTGGCCGTGGCGGTGTACTAGACGGCGGTGCAGACAATACGTTCACAGATCGTTATGGCAGTGGCGCAAGCACGTCTGCCGCCAGTCGACAAAAATACACTTCCTTATTGAACTCGAACAACGATGGTATTGCTGACAAAGGAGTCGTCAGCAGCAGCGGTAAGAGCGGCAAAGGTGGTGACGACGATACCATCGATAATACAGTGCAGATGTGTAACTTGTCGAAAAAGTGTTGCAAAAACTACTATCGACGCGGTGACGAACCAACATCGGCCGCATTGGCGGCCAAGGGGAAATCTGCAGAGGGTGGCTATCGTTTGCATGCCAAGTGTATGGAAGGCGCTAACTCGTCGTCGGATGAGAGTTTGCAGAAACCCACATCGTCCATAGAGTTTTTGACGTGCTTCCTGGTGAAAAAGTCGCGTGCACCCAAAGGTGCGGGCATCAGCGGTAGTAGCAAGAAATCGTCGTAG